From Herbiconiux flava, one genomic window encodes:
- a CDS encoding carbohydrate kinase family protein — MTELLVVGEALVDVVSTPVGRQEHPGGSPMNVAIGLARLGASVALATRLGTDARGRLVSRHLADSGVRLAPGSLDEAIRTSSATATIGADGSASYDFDIAWDVSDLPATGFELVHTGSIGALLAPGADAVAACFEAVDEGVLRSFDPNIRPSVLGSRSEVLPLVERLARASTVVKLSDEDARWLHPELDPLGVTAHYARLGAQIVVVTRGPEGSLLRAGAETAAISSPTVDVADTIGAGDSFMAGLLFGLTTSVGAETVVGRAAAFDDIVQAARFAAACAAITVGRPGADLPRRHEVGVLTTAPAPAPAPAPAPAERGRR, encoded by the coding sequence GTGACTGAGCTGCTCGTCGTCGGCGAGGCGCTCGTCGACGTCGTGTCGACGCCCGTCGGGCGGCAGGAGCACCCGGGCGGCAGCCCGATGAACGTCGCCATCGGTCTCGCTCGGCTCGGAGCATCCGTCGCCCTGGCGACCCGCCTCGGCACGGATGCCCGGGGCCGGCTGGTCTCGCGCCACCTCGCCGACTCGGGCGTGCGTCTGGCGCCCGGCTCGCTCGACGAGGCGATCCGCACCTCGAGCGCGACCGCCACGATCGGGGCCGACGGCTCGGCGAGCTACGACTTCGACATCGCCTGGGACGTCTCCGACCTGCCCGCGACCGGCTTCGAGCTGGTGCACACCGGATCGATCGGGGCGCTCTTGGCGCCCGGAGCCGACGCGGTCGCCGCGTGCTTCGAGGCCGTCGACGAGGGAGTGCTCCGGTCGTTCGACCCCAACATCCGGCCGTCGGTGCTCGGCAGCCGCAGCGAAGTGCTCCCGCTCGTGGAGCGACTGGCCCGGGCGAGCACGGTGGTGAAGCTGAGCGACGAGGATGCGCGCTGGCTGCATCCCGAGCTCGATCCGCTCGGGGTGACCGCCCATTACGCGCGCCTCGGCGCGCAGATCGTCGTGGTGACGCGCGGCCCGGAGGGGAGCCTCCTGCGTGCCGGCGCCGAGACGGCCGCCATCTCGTCGCCGACCGTCGACGTCGCCGACACGATCGGTGCCGGCGACTCGTTCATGGCCGGGCTGCTGTTCGGCCTCACGACCTCGGTCGGCGCCGAGACGGTCGTCGGGCGAGCGGCGGCCTTCGACGACATCGTGCAGGCGGCCCGGTTCGCCGCCGCGTGCGCCGCGATCACGGTCGGCCGCCCCGGCGCCGACCTCCCGCGACGGCACGAGGTCGGCGTCCTGACGACAGCACCGGCACCGGCACCCGCACCGGCACCCGCACCCGCAGAGAGAGGCAGACGATGA
- a CDS encoding carbohydrate ABC transporter permease, whose translation MTAAPVSRRHRAGKALRNVPAWIYIVLSAAIVLPPVAWILSTSLKPEADTIQFPPEWIPSPVTFDAFTGLFTSTNIRFFVNSLIYAGGSIVLALIICIPAAYVATRHHSRRMETLMTGILVLSMVPAIVVFIALYSMFVKTAFINTYPMLIVVYTAIICGQTILFLRNFIENIPVEIEEAAAIDGCSRFQILWRIVLPLIRPGIAAIAIFIFVFVWNDFLVGTVLATTEDMKTVQNGIVRYVTTGFGNFWALFSAFVIVAFIPVLAIFAAFQRWFIAGLTSGGVKG comes from the coding sequence GTGACCGCCGCACCTGTCAGCCGCCGCCATCGCGCCGGCAAGGCACTCCGCAACGTCCCCGCCTGGATCTACATCGTGCTGTCGGCCGCGATCGTGCTGCCGCCCGTGGCCTGGATCCTCTCGACCTCGCTGAAGCCCGAGGCCGACACGATCCAGTTCCCACCCGAGTGGATCCCGAGCCCGGTGACCTTCGACGCCTTCACCGGGCTGTTCACCTCCACGAACATCCGCTTCTTCGTCAACTCGCTGATCTACGCCGGCGGCTCGATCGTGCTCGCGCTGATCATCTGCATCCCGGCCGCCTACGTGGCCACCCGCCATCACAGCCGCCGCATGGAGACCCTCATGACGGGCATCCTGGTGCTGTCGATGGTGCCGGCGATCGTGGTGTTCATCGCGCTCTACTCGATGTTCGTCAAGACCGCCTTCATCAACACCTATCCCATGCTGATCGTGGTCTACACCGCGATCATCTGCGGCCAGACCATCCTGTTCCTGCGGAACTTCATCGAGAACATCCCCGTCGAGATCGAAGAGGCCGCTGCGATCGACGGATGCTCGCGATTCCAGATCCTCTGGCGCATCGTCCTCCCCCTGATCCGGCCCGGAATCGCCGCCATCGCGATCTTCATCTTCGTCTTCGTCTGGAACGACTTCCTCGTCGGCACCGTGCTCGCCACGACCGAGGACATGAAGACGGTGCAGAACGGCATCGTCCGCTACGTCACGACCGGGTTCGGCAACTTCTGGGCCCTCTTCTCCGCCTTCGTGATCGTCGCGTTCATCCCGGTGCTCGCCATCTTCGCCGCCTTCCAGCGCTGGTTCATCGCCGGCCTCACCTCAGGTGGGGTGAAGGGATGA
- a CDS encoding Gfo/Idh/MocA family protein: protein MTGEQQTRVAVIGAAGWAGSRHVAAFHQLGADVTALIDPSPRTQELATSVGAEVLGSAEELSPDSVDLVVVSLPSSFQPEAAAGLLRRGFRVLVEKPIGSSSDNAAVLEGIEGIDETLMVGYTLHQHPAARELAEWISASHVIGVSVRSAARKLSLDSWRVAPDEGGVAVVNGIHAIEFVSSLFPGDAEVISSHASDGLHGAAVPDYAAATVAFDGGPLFRFESYWNPWNHSSGLNRDDWSLEIDVVAHEGRRVWSNWEIHAWDRLGSETVRHLPEVDLFLAQAADALRFAEGQAPTVGYRQALRATRLADEIIARAGALG from the coding sequence ATGACCGGGGAGCAGCAGACCAGGGTCGCCGTCATCGGCGCTGCCGGGTGGGCGGGCAGTCGTCACGTCGCCGCCTTTCACCAGCTGGGAGCAGATGTCACCGCACTGATCGATCCGTCGCCCCGAACGCAGGAGCTCGCGACGTCGGTCGGGGCCGAGGTGCTCGGCTCGGCCGAGGAGTTGAGCCCGGACTCCGTGGACCTCGTCGTCGTGTCGCTGCCGAGCAGCTTCCAGCCCGAGGCGGCGGCCGGCCTGCTCCGTCGGGGCTTCCGAGTGCTCGTCGAGAAGCCGATCGGCTCGTCCTCCGACAATGCGGCCGTGCTGGAGGGCATCGAAGGCATCGACGAGACCCTGATGGTCGGGTACACCCTGCATCAGCACCCGGCGGCGCGCGAGCTCGCCGAGTGGATCTCGGCCTCGCACGTCATCGGCGTCAGCGTGCGATCCGCAGCCCGGAAGCTCAGCCTCGACTCGTGGCGGGTGGCTCCCGACGAGGGCGGTGTCGCGGTCGTCAACGGAATCCACGCGATCGAATTCGTCTCGTCGCTCTTCCCGGGCGACGCCGAGGTCATCAGCAGCCACGCCAGCGATGGACTGCACGGAGCCGCTGTGCCGGACTACGCGGCGGCCACCGTGGCGTTCGACGGCGGACCGCTGTTCCGGTTCGAGAGCTACTGGAACCCGTGGAATCACAGCTCCGGACTGAACCGCGACGACTGGTCACTGGAGATCGACGTCGTCGCGCACGAGGGTCGTCGGGTCTGGAGCAATTGGGAGATCCACGCCTGGGACCGGCTGGGGTCGGAGACCGTCCGGCATCTGCCCGAGGTCGACCTGTTCCTCGCCCAGGCCGCGGACGCTCTCCGCTTCGCCGAGGGTCAGGCGCCGACCGTCGGCTACCGGCAGGCGCTGCGCGCCACCCGGTTGGCCGACGAGATCATCGCGCGGGCGGGGGCGCTCGGATGA
- a CDS encoding carbohydrate ABC transporter permease, which produces MTLTSAPVLQTPTPVGERTFRRPRRDRRVWLYVIPVVAVFLFVFVGPLFYTAWTALHETNYYQIGEFSGLSSFSNLFADPDLLGQIGTTLVFSLGALVIALPAGLLSAIVLNNLHRFKRTVRSLFLLPWLMSQATAGTIWLWFLNPNFGPASAITKALGFGPTDVFSTPSAALVAVTLITAWWSYPQAMLLFLGALQTIPVELRESLTMDGGGIWRGFVSITLPYLRNTIVSVVVVLLMLYVQMITIILVTTRGGPLGATETLSMRVYNQTFNDFDLSGASATALLLFAINALLTLVAIRFRRKEAL; this is translated from the coding sequence ATGACCCTCACCAGTGCGCCTGTCCTGCAGACCCCCACTCCCGTGGGAGAACGCACCTTCCGCCGCCCCCGCCGAGACCGCAGGGTGTGGCTCTACGTCATCCCGGTCGTCGCAGTCTTCCTCTTCGTGTTCGTCGGCCCGCTGTTCTACACCGCGTGGACCGCGCTGCACGAGACGAACTACTACCAGATCGGCGAGTTCTCCGGTCTCAGCTCGTTCAGCAACCTCTTCGCCGACCCCGACCTGCTGGGGCAGATCGGCACCACTCTCGTCTTCTCCCTCGGAGCGCTCGTCATCGCGCTGCCGGCGGGCCTCCTCTCGGCCATCGTGCTGAACAACCTGCACCGCTTCAAGCGCACCGTCCGCAGCCTGTTCCTGCTGCCGTGGCTGATGTCCCAGGCGACGGCCGGAACGATCTGGCTCTGGTTCCTCAACCCGAACTTCGGTCCGGCATCCGCCATCACCAAGGCGCTCGGGTTCGGCCCCACCGATGTCTTCTCGACACCATCCGCAGCCCTCGTCGCGGTCACCCTGATCACGGCCTGGTGGTCGTATCCGCAGGCGATGCTCCTGTTCCTCGGAGCTTTGCAGACCATCCCCGTGGAACTCCGCGAGAGCCTCACCATGGACGGCGGCGGCATCTGGCGCGGCTTCGTCAGCATCACACTGCCCTACCTCCGCAACACGATCGTCTCGGTCGTGGTGGTGCTGCTCATGCTCTACGTGCAGATGATCACCATCATCCTCGTCACCACCCGCGGTGGCCCGCTCGGGGCGACCGAGACCCTCTCCATGCGGGTCTACAACCAGACCTTCAACGACTTCGACCTGTCGGGAGCCTCGGCGACCGCGCTCCTCCTGTTCGCGATCAACGCCCTCCTGACCCTGGTCGCCATCCGGTTCCGACGTAAGGAAGCCCTGTGA
- a CDS encoding NosD domain-containing protein, whose translation MSSANRYDVTTWPVGDPAHDIGEVLNSIIADVHSRQSASVDSDGGRPGAVIVIPPGDYRLRTQVVIDLSFLRIEGSGHGFTSSSIRFNVPEEEWTDLHELWPGGSRILVDLSVAAGASEREGAAFVVSRSGSPRISSVEFAGFCIDGLHFTGERSGRHPENSYFNGKTGIYVESANDSFRISEMGFVYLEHALTICNADALSIHDNFVAECGSCIELRGWGQASKITDNLIGAGPDGYSIYAENHGGLLITANNVFPRGASSVHLESVSRSSVTANRLHSFYPGMLVLAGGSSENLVASNHLLRDHEPWTPFLGVDNGLDDLYGLVRVEGSDNSIIGNHVSEVIDSASIRPAGARPVVIRLASGSGNYVATNHVVARGVHASTGGSAFEAQVDALLATSAAETLAVTAVAVDPASTRNTILDSGTDAEVQADRAVNAVRPTPTVD comes from the coding sequence ATGAGCAGCGCCAACCGCTACGACGTCACGACGTGGCCCGTCGGGGATCCCGCCCACGACATCGGGGAGGTGCTGAACAGCATCATCGCCGACGTCCACAGCCGCCAGTCGGCCTCGGTCGACTCCGACGGCGGCCGGCCCGGTGCGGTGATCGTCATCCCGCCGGGCGACTATCGGCTGCGCACCCAGGTCGTCATCGACCTCAGCTTCCTCAGGATCGAGGGGTCCGGCCACGGGTTCACCTCGTCGAGCATCCGCTTCAACGTGCCCGAGGAGGAGTGGACGGACCTCCACGAGCTGTGGCCGGGAGGCAGCCGCATCCTCGTCGACCTGTCCGTCGCCGCCGGGGCGAGCGAGCGCGAGGGGGCCGCCTTCGTGGTCTCGCGGAGCGGCAGCCCGCGGATCAGCTCGGTCGAGTTCGCCGGCTTCTGCATCGACGGGCTGCACTTCACGGGCGAGCGTTCGGGCCGGCATCCGGAGAACAGCTACTTCAACGGCAAGACGGGCATCTACGTCGAGAGCGCCAACGACTCGTTCCGCATCAGCGAGATGGGGTTCGTCTACCTCGAGCACGCACTCACGATCTGCAACGCGGATGCGCTGTCGATCCACGACAACTTCGTCGCCGAGTGCGGCAGCTGCATCGAGCTGCGCGGCTGGGGCCAGGCCTCGAAGATCACCGACAACCTGATCGGTGCCGGCCCCGACGGTTACTCGATCTACGCCGAGAACCACGGCGGGCTGCTGATCACGGCCAACAACGTCTTCCCGCGCGGGGCGAGCAGCGTGCACCTGGAGTCGGTGAGCCGCTCGAGCGTGACGGCCAACCGGCTGCACTCGTTCTACCCCGGGATGCTCGTGCTCGCCGGCGGCAGCTCGGAGAACCTCGTCGCCTCGAACCACCTGCTGCGCGACCACGAGCCGTGGACGCCGTTCCTCGGCGTCGACAACGGCCTCGACGACCTCTACGGCCTCGTGCGGGTGGAGGGCAGCGACAACTCGATCATCGGGAACCACGTCTCCGAGGTGATCGATTCGGCGAGCATCCGCCCCGCCGGTGCGCGGCCGGTCGTCATCCGTCTCGCTTCGGGCAGCGGCAACTACGTCGCCACGAACCATGTCGTGGCGCGGGGCGTGCACGCGTCGACGGGTGGTTCGGCCTTCGAGGCCCAGGTGGATGCGCTGCTGGCGACCTCGGCGGCGGAGACCCTGGCCGTCACGGCCGTCGCCGTCGACCCGGCCTCGACGCGGAACACGATCCTCGACAGCGGCACCGACGCCGAGGTGCAGGCCGACCGCGCGGTCAACGCGGTCCGCCCGACCCCGACCGTCGACTGA
- a CDS encoding LacI family DNA-binding transcriptional regulator, which yields MSIPSIDEVAAAAGVHKSTVSRAFSRPEAVKKQTRDHVLQVAASMGYTMSPLAQALRTKTSTLVPLIVPDITNPFFAELAQAMTAAAGKRGYQLVLGIDDHGGATGGYLQAMQSMYAPFAIIAPFSRIDPADYERFGFGSRLVVMDRIESEHQVSTVTVDSGVGIRLAFDHLVELGHTSIAYVSGIAGTHTAADRRAAYLELAESHDMAPVEFDSGIGAEAGEHGAESLMAMADRPTAVIAANDLVAFGLISALGARGVRVPDDVSVVGFDGLPLGARSNPPLTSVQQPIAEMARIAVELAEHAAEDGRVEHVVLEPSLLVRSSTGPAL from the coding sequence ATGTCCATACCGAGCATTGACGAGGTCGCGGCGGCGGCCGGCGTGCACAAGTCGACGGTGTCCCGCGCCTTCTCCCGCCCCGAAGCGGTGAAGAAGCAGACCCGCGACCACGTGCTGCAGGTCGCCGCCTCGATGGGGTACACGATGAGCCCCCTCGCGCAGGCCCTGCGCACCAAGACGAGCACCCTCGTGCCGCTGATCGTGCCCGACATCACCAACCCGTTCTTCGCCGAGCTCGCGCAGGCCATGACCGCGGCGGCGGGGAAGCGCGGCTACCAGCTCGTGCTGGGCATCGATGATCACGGGGGCGCCACCGGTGGCTACTTGCAGGCGATGCAGTCGATGTACGCGCCCTTCGCCATCATCGCCCCGTTCAGCCGGATCGATCCCGCCGACTACGAGCGGTTCGGCTTCGGCAGCCGGCTGGTCGTGATGGACAGGATCGAGTCGGAGCACCAGGTGTCCACCGTCACGGTCGACAGCGGTGTGGGCATCCGTCTGGCCTTCGATCACCTGGTCGAGCTCGGGCACACCTCGATCGCCTACGTCTCGGGCATCGCCGGCACGCACACCGCCGCCGACCGCCGAGCCGCCTACCTCGAGCTGGCCGAGAGCCACGACATGGCGCCGGTCGAGTTCGACAGCGGCATCGGTGCAGAGGCCGGCGAGCACGGTGCCGAGAGCCTGATGGCGATGGCCGACCGGCCGACCGCCGTGATCGCCGCGAACGATCTCGTGGCGTTCGGCCTGATCAGTGCCCTCGGTGCGCGCGGGGTGCGGGTGCCCGATGACGTCTCCGTCGTCGGGTTCGACGGTCTGCCACTCGGGGCCCGCAGCAACCCGCCGCTCACCTCGGTGCAGCAGCCCATCGCCGAGATGGCACGCATCGCGGTCGAGCTGGCCGAGCATGCCGCCGAGGACGGGCGGGTCGAGCACGTGGTGCTCGAGCCGAGCCTGCTGGTGCGCTCGTCGACGGGACCGGCGCTGTGA
- a CDS encoding ABC transporter substrate-binding protein, with translation MINKRWGLTLASLTMAGLLLAGCSASSDSGSADSAGPVTLTYWDFLDPSQDNPRSNALKENIANFEAANPDITVDLSVVSLGDMLNRLPQAAAAGQAPDVFKMFTPTVPQMAAAGAYEPLPEAATEISDWLRPTDALMGRDGKQVAVPYEYRTCALYYNQKILDQIGAPVPTTYDEVIDVAGKAAAAGFTGFGTGFSDTDNSAIISTFFDCFMSQVEQEIWNGDGDPDFATKKGEEFGQFLADLRDAGGLGSSVVSDSYSTVTDGLTNGTVAMAVLGSERVVTLTKANPDVKWSALPTASTGDSTGATIGWTLGMGAGTKHADAAWKFIDYMTGAEAGAVMATGGEVPTRSSTYEQPYFSTPEAETVNAVADYVEKNSKPHAYSDDWISIATGLSSAGQELYLNGLSGSEFIQSAQDSASK, from the coding sequence ATGATCAACAAGCGATGGGGCTTGACGCTGGCCAGCCTGACCATGGCCGGTCTCCTGCTCGCCGGGTGCTCCGCATCCTCCGACTCCGGATCCGCAGACTCTGCCGGACCGGTCACTCTCACCTACTGGGACTTCCTCGACCCGAGCCAGGACAACCCGCGCTCGAACGCTCTGAAGGAGAACATCGCGAACTTCGAGGCGGCGAACCCCGACATCACGGTCGACCTGTCGGTCGTATCACTCGGTGACATGCTCAACCGCCTGCCCCAGGCGGCGGCCGCCGGGCAGGCTCCCGATGTCTTCAAGATGTTCACCCCGACCGTGCCGCAGATGGCGGCGGCCGGAGCGTACGAGCCTCTGCCGGAGGCGGCGACGGAGATCAGCGACTGGCTGCGTCCGACCGACGCGCTGATGGGGCGCGATGGTAAGCAGGTCGCCGTTCCCTACGAGTACCGCACCTGCGCCCTCTACTACAACCAGAAGATCCTCGACCAGATCGGCGCTCCCGTGCCGACGACCTACGACGAGGTCATCGACGTGGCGGGCAAAGCCGCCGCCGCGGGCTTCACCGGGTTCGGGACCGGCTTCTCCGACACGGACAACTCGGCGATCATCAGCACCTTCTTCGACTGCTTCATGAGCCAGGTCGAGCAGGAGATCTGGAACGGCGACGGCGACCCCGACTTCGCCACCAAGAAGGGCGAGGAGTTCGGTCAGTTCCTGGCCGACCTCCGCGATGCCGGAGGGCTCGGGAGCAGCGTCGTGTCCGACAGCTACTCCACCGTCACCGACGGCCTCACCAACGGCACCGTCGCCATGGCCGTGCTCGGCAGCGAGCGGGTCGTCACCCTCACGAAGGCCAATCCCGACGTGAAGTGGTCGGCTCTGCCCACCGCCTCGACGGGAGACTCCACCGGAGCGACCATCGGCTGGACGCTCGGCATGGGTGCCGGCACGAAGCACGCCGACGCGGCCTGGAAGTTCATCGACTACATGACCGGAGCGGAGGCAGGAGCCGTGATGGCGACCGGTGGCGAGGTGCCCACGCGTTCGTCCACCTACGAGCAGCCGTACTTCTCCACGCCCGAGGCGGAGACCGTGAACGCGGTCGCGGACTACGTCGAGAAGAACAGCAAGCCGCACGCCTACTCAGATGACTGGATCTCCATCGCGACGGGGCTCTCCTCGGCCGGACAGGAGCTCTACCTGAACGGGCTCAGCGGCAGCGAGTTCATCCAGTCCGCACAGGACTCCGCCAGCAAGTAG
- a CDS encoding Gfo/Idh/MocA family protein yields the protein MIRARTLVIGPTHWHVPLYTDRIATRHEVIGVSDLDQAGAAPFAERWGAPLVGSWEQLLDEHPDAELAYVFAPHDTMRDICLALIDRRIPFVVEKPAGISLEQLREIRDAAEIAHVPIAVPLVQRGGPTERWLEQAGRAVYESSQFIAGPPDRYLVNGSPWMVDRARAGGGCAVNLAPHFVDLFLRAGGSTVAHVTAAMSSALHGRGVEDFASLVLTTADGRVATIEVGYAFPGSPLKRHCSFLRIGAAGTATIWADGRASFTTADGVTTTAELDVDSDPLYGPFVDAVADTLADGFTGLPGIEDLEATMAVIWDAYAHAARGGSDVHTEH from the coding sequence ATGATCCGCGCGCGCACGCTCGTCATCGGGCCCACCCATTGGCACGTTCCGCTGTATACCGACCGCATCGCCACACGGCATGAGGTGATCGGTGTGAGCGACCTGGACCAGGCCGGTGCTGCACCGTTCGCGGAGAGGTGGGGAGCGCCACTCGTGGGGAGCTGGGAGCAGCTCCTCGACGAGCATCCGGATGCCGAGCTGGCTTACGTCTTCGCTCCGCACGACACCATGCGGGACATCTGCCTGGCCCTGATCGACCGCCGCATCCCCTTCGTCGTCGAGAAGCCGGCGGGGATCTCGCTCGAGCAGCTGCGGGAGATCCGCGACGCCGCCGAGATCGCCCACGTGCCGATCGCCGTGCCGCTCGTGCAGCGGGGCGGCCCGACCGAGCGGTGGCTCGAGCAGGCGGGCCGCGCGGTCTACGAGAGCTCGCAGTTCATCGCCGGCCCTCCCGACCGCTACCTCGTCAACGGCAGCCCCTGGATGGTCGACCGGGCGAGGGCGGGTGGGGGCTGCGCCGTGAACCTGGCGCCTCACTTCGTCGACCTGTTCCTGCGGGCCGGCGGATCGACCGTCGCCCACGTGACGGCCGCGATGTCGTCGGCGCTGCACGGCCGCGGAGTCGAGGACTTCGCCTCCCTCGTCCTCACCACCGCCGACGGGCGGGTTGCCACGATCGAGGTCGGCTACGCCTTCCCGGGTTCGCCGCTCAAGCGGCACTGCTCCTTCCTGCGGATCGGCGCTGCCGGCACCGCGACGATCTGGGCCGACGGCCGCGCGAGTTTCACCACCGCCGACGGAGTCACCACGACAGCCGAGCTCGACGTCGACAGCGACCCGCTCTACGGCCCGTTCGTCGACGCCGTCGCCGACACTCTCGCGGACGGCTTCACGGGGCTTCCCGGGATCGAGGATCTGGAGGCCACCATGGCGGTCATCTGGGACGCTTATGCACATGCAGCACGAGGGGGATCCGATGTCCATACCGAGCATTGA
- a CDS encoding AAA family ATPase, with amino-acid sequence MTFALAVVGGAGSGKSTVARRLARRTRAVYLDKDALAGPLVEAALAANGQPGDERESNAYYLEHVMPAEYAALFAVANDNLRLGRSVVIDAPFAAYLDQPAFFTEAADKAGWPALPHTVLHVSASETTTRRRLAERGLPRDTVKLADWDAFWPKWGDLTISWTGVRVLRLNNDLHPNIEDVVARL; translated from the coding sequence ATGACCTTCGCACTCGCGGTGGTCGGCGGTGCCGGCTCGGGCAAGTCCACCGTCGCCCGCCGCCTCGCCCGGCGCACGAGAGCGGTCTACCTCGACAAGGACGCTCTCGCCGGGCCGCTCGTGGAAGCAGCGCTCGCCGCCAACGGGCAGCCGGGCGACGAGCGGGAGTCGAACGCGTACTACCTCGAGCACGTGATGCCCGCCGAGTACGCCGCGTTGTTCGCCGTGGCGAACGACAACTTGAGACTCGGTCGCTCCGTCGTCATCGACGCGCCGTTCGCCGCCTATCTCGACCAGCCCGCCTTCTTCACCGAGGCCGCGGACAAGGCCGGTTGGCCTGCTCTACCCCACACCGTGCTCCATGTGTCCGCGTCCGAGACGACGACGCGACGCCGCCTCGCCGAGCGCGGTCTCCCCCGCGACACGGTCAAGCTCGCCGACTGGGACGCATTCTGGCCGAAATGGGGAGACCTCACGATCTCATGGACCGGGGTGCGCGTACTCCGCCTGAACAACGACCTCCATCCCAACATCGAGGACGTCGTGGCGCGCCTCTGA
- a CDS encoding bifunctional 4-hydroxy-2-oxoglutarate aldolase/2-dehydro-3-deoxy-phosphogluconate aldolase: MLHKLVTLNHIIEDGTIVIVRLDDADEAYRAADAAIAGGIRAIEITLSTPGALRVIERLVETHGSAASIGAGTVLDGPSAYASISAGASFLVSPHLSREMIRTANRHQVPTISGAYTPTEIVESIEEGADIVKLFPAEIGPEYARAVLAPLAHVALMPAGGVSAANAKTWFDAGVAAVGVGSTITKAARPDGDYSRVTTAAADFLTAVRGARQR; this comes from the coding sequence ATGCTGCACAAACTCGTCACCCTCAATCACATCATCGAGGACGGAACCATCGTCATCGTTCGCCTCGACGACGCCGACGAGGCCTACCGAGCCGCTGACGCGGCCATCGCCGGAGGCATTCGCGCCATCGAGATCACCCTCTCCACCCCGGGAGCACTCCGCGTGATCGAGCGCCTGGTCGAGACCCACGGATCGGCCGCGTCGATCGGCGCCGGCACCGTGCTCGACGGTCCGAGCGCCTACGCGTCCATCTCGGCAGGAGCCTCGTTCCTGGTCAGCCCCCACCTCAGCCGAGAGATGATCCGCACCGCCAACAGGCACCAGGTGCCGACGATCAGCGGCGCGTACACTCCGACCGAGATCGTCGAATCGATCGAGGAGGGCGCCGACATCGTGAAGCTCTTCCCCGCCGAGATCGGCCCCGAGTACGCCAGGGCCGTCCTCGCACCGCTGGCCCACGTCGCCCTGATGCCGGCGGGAGGGGTCTCCGCCGCCAACGCCAAGACCTGGTTCGACGCCGGAGTCGCAGCCGTCGGCGTGGGCAGCACCATCACCAAGGCCGCCAGGCCCGACGGCGACTACTCCCGCGTCACGACGGCGGCCGCCGACTTCCTGACCGCTGTCCGCGGAGCCCGACAGCGATGA
- a CDS encoding DeoR/GlpR family DNA-binding transcription regulator, giving the protein MITSSALLAGDRQARIRAQIADRGSVRSAELAAELGVSIVTIRRDLADLRKAGEVELVYGGARSAGGRVPPPDRRERTGVEVEAKAAIARAAAGLLKAGDTVYLDSGTTCAAMVPYLAAVDGLTVVTNDLTTAVELTGAAPEVSVIMAPGVIDPATLSTVGELLPPVLANFVFDVVFVSASAWQPGVGATTGDLSYAAVKRAVIERAKASYLLVDASKFGVAEPHVVQRLQDFDAVVTDESLSAEHRRELDQCGVELVAASA; this is encoded by the coding sequence ATGATCACATCGTCCGCTCTGCTGGCCGGGGACCGCCAGGCGCGCATCCGCGCTCAGATCGCCGATCGGGGTTCGGTGCGCTCGGCCGAGCTCGCCGCGGAGCTCGGAGTCTCGATCGTCACCATCCGGCGCGATCTGGCCGACCTGCGGAAAGCCGGCGAGGTCGAGCTCGTCTACGGTGGAGCCCGCTCGGCGGGCGGGCGTGTACCGCCACCCGATCGTCGGGAGCGCACCGGGGTCGAGGTCGAAGCGAAAGCAGCGATCGCGCGGGCGGCGGCAGGTCTGCTGAAGGCGGGTGACACGGTGTATCTCGACTCGGGGACGACCTGCGCGGCCATGGTGCCGTATCTGGCAGCCGTCGACGGCCTGACGGTGGTCACCAACGACCTCACGACGGCGGTCGAGCTCACCGGCGCCGCTCCCGAGGTCTCGGTGATCATGGCGCCGGGCGTCATCGACCCCGCGACGCTCTCGACGGTCGGCGAACTCCTCCCGCCCGTGCTGGCGAACTTCGTCTTCGACGTCGTCTTCGTCAGCGCCAGTGCCTGGCAGCCCGGGGTAGGAGCCACCACGGGCGACCTCAGCTATGCCGCGGTGAAGAGAGCGGTGATCGAGCGGGCCAAAGCGTCGTATCTCCTGGTCGACGCCAGCAAATTCGGCGTGGCCGAGCCGCACGTCGTGCAGCGGTTGCAGGATTTCGATGCCGTCGTGACCGACGAGTCCCTCTCGGCCGAGCACCGTCGAGAGCTCGACCAGTGCGGTGTCGAACTGGTCGCGGCGTCCGCCTGA